A DNA window from Desulfobacterales bacterium contains the following coding sequences:
- a CDS encoding 2-oxoacid:acceptor oxidoreductase subunit alpha, with product MKIDISIKIGGEAGQGIQTVGQLLALVCQAGMYVMAVNDFESRIRGGRSFFQVRISDRPVQAPDHRIHLLVAMDDKTVQTHAAEMVPGGIILMEKGAGPNKKAVSVPFIELAKQAGARITSNTVAVGACLALLGAPFSIMKRILSEQFSQKSRDILEKNIKAAELGFGAVKGTSFKWAFSWKKTRPRGILMEGSKAVALGAMAGDCRVGAFYPMSPATSIMAHLASFAGQCPVVVEQAEDEIAAVNMVIGAAFAGARAMTATSGGGFSLMVEGLGLAAITETPIVIVNAQRPGPATGLPTRTAQADLHFVIRASQDEFPRFVFAPGTPEEAYDMTARAFNLSEKYQVPAIVLVDQYFNDSLFTIEKPLAAPRNIERSIVGDKDMKDPGAYQRFAITPSGVSPRALPCKGKALVVVSSDEHREDGHISETISDRVRMVDKRQAKWPAMLSEMRPPQGYHGDSDILLIGWGSTKGAIQEAVDGLREKGLDAGSLHFTDLWPFPDSAVKTALQKKKKIIMVEQNTTAQLGQLIRQQTGLDFSGAILKYDGRPFYPKEIIEGVQKKM from the coding sequence ATGAAGATCGATATTTCCATTAAAATCGGAGGAGAAGCCGGCCAAGGCATCCAGACCGTCGGCCAGCTGCTGGCCCTGGTGTGTCAGGCCGGCATGTATGTAATGGCCGTAAACGATTTTGAGTCAAGAATCCGGGGCGGTCGCAGCTTTTTCCAGGTGCGGATCAGCGACCGGCCGGTTCAGGCCCCCGACCATCGCATTCACCTGCTGGTGGCGATGGACGATAAAACCGTCCAGACCCACGCCGCGGAAATGGTTCCCGGCGGAATCATCTTAATGGAAAAGGGAGCCGGTCCAAATAAAAAGGCGGTTTCGGTTCCCTTTATCGAACTGGCCAAACAGGCGGGGGCCAGGATTACCTCCAACACCGTTGCCGTCGGCGCCTGTCTGGCGCTCCTGGGAGCGCCGTTTAGCATAATGAAACGGATTCTTTCCGAGCAGTTCAGCCAAAAGAGCAGGGACATCCTGGAAAAAAATATCAAGGCGGCGGAACTGGGGTTTGGCGCGGTAAAGGGAACGTCGTTCAAGTGGGCCTTCAGCTGGAAAAAGACCCGACCCAGGGGTATCCTGATGGAGGGGTCCAAAGCGGTCGCCCTGGGGGCTATGGCTGGAGACTGCCGGGTGGGGGCCTTTTATCCCATGTCGCCCGCCACCAGCATCATGGCCCATCTGGCGTCGTTTGCTGGGCAGTGCCCCGTGGTTGTGGAGCAGGCTGAAGATGAAATCGCGGCAGTCAACATGGTCATCGGCGCAGCCTTTGCGGGCGCCCGGGCCATGACAGCCACATCCGGCGGCGGTTTTTCGCTGATGGTGGAAGGGCTGGGACTTGCCGCCATCACGGAAACGCCGATTGTGATCGTCAACGCCCAGCGACCGGGCCCGGCCACCGGGCTGCCGACCCGCACGGCCCAGGCCGATCTTCATTTTGTGATCCGGGCATCCCAGGACGAGTTTCCCCGGTTCGTATTTGCGCCGGGCACCCCGGAGGAGGCCTATGACATGACCGCCCGGGCATTTAACCTTTCTGAAAAATATCAGGTGCCGGCCATTGTTCTGGTGGACCAGTATTTTAATGATTCCCTTTTTACAATCGAAAAGCCCCTGGCAGCTCCCCGCAACATTGAACGGTCTATTGTGGGGGATAAAGACATGAAAGACCCAGGGGCCTACCAGCGCTTTGCCATAACGCCGTCGGGCGTATCGCCCCGGGCACTTCCCTGTAAAGGCAAGGCCCTGGTGGTGGTGTCCAGCGACGAGCACCGTGAAGACGGACACATCAGCGAAACCATAAGCGACCGGGTCCGGATGGTCGACAAGCGTCAGGCCAAATGGCCGGCCATGCTTTCGGAAATGCGGCCGCCTCAGGGTTACCATGGGGACAGCGATATCCTGCTCATCGGCTGGGGATCCACCAAGGGCGCCATCCAGGAGGCGGTGGATGGGCTGAGAGAAAAGGGCCTCGATGCCGGCAGCTTGCATTTTACCGACCTGTGGCCGTTTCCGGATAGTGCGGTTAAGACTGCGCTGCAGAAGAAAAAAAAGATCATTATGGTGGAGCAGAACACCACGGCCCAGCTTGGCCAGTTGATCCGGCAGCAGACCGGGCTGGATTTTAGCGGCGCGATACTGAAATATGACGGCCGGCCCTTTTATCCGAAAGAGATTATTGAGGGCGTTCAAAAAAAGATGTGA
- a CDS encoding MFS transporter has translation MLARGYLSGLILYTLVGISLAGTYTTGLMILSERYPRERRGMVSGLFVASTSFGFALSLILSGIAMPIGGYRLAFMVTGSGPLIAAVVIWITLANTPVSIAPRKKEQKFTKEVLGNKPAMLLINGYTCHNWELQGMRSWIPAFLFSALALRGIDNLNAAGFGAYITAGFHLTALLASYSMGSLSDRLGRDRVLFTLAAMSTICSFVLGWIVAWHILVVVAIGLIYAFTTLGDSPVLSAALTEAMEPSYLGAAFGLRSLIGFGAGALAPLVFGAVLDWTNPGEAGSVAYASWGWAFSTLGLAGTGAVWAAYRFAGLKKTLL, from the coding sequence TTGCTGGCCCGGGGCTATCTTTCCGGCCTGATCCTTTATACGCTTGTCGGAATCTCCCTGGCCGGCACCTATACCACCGGATTGATGATACTTTCCGAACGCTATCCCAGGGAACGCAGGGGGATGGTTTCCGGTCTTTTTGTGGCGAGCACTTCGTTCGGCTTTGCCCTCTCGCTCATATTAAGCGGCATTGCCATGCCGATTGGCGGTTACCGGCTTGCATTTATGGTGACAGGTTCAGGGCCGCTGATTGCAGCGGTCGTAATTTGGATTACCCTGGCAAACACCCCGGTATCCATAGCACCCCGGAAAAAAGAGCAAAAATTCACCAAAGAGGTGCTGGGGAACAAGCCTGCCATGCTGCTGATTAACGGCTATACCTGCCATAACTGGGAATTGCAGGGCATGCGATCCTGGATACCGGCCTTTCTTTTTTCAGCGCTGGCCCTGCGCGGTATAGACAACCTTAATGCCGCCGGCTTCGGGGCCTATATCACGGCGGGGTTCCACCTGACGGCACTGCTGGCATCCTATTCCATGGGATCCCTGTCGGATCGCCTCGGGCGCGACCGTGTGCTCTTTACGCTTGCAGCCATGAGCACCATCTGTTCGTTCGTTCTGGGATGGATAGTGGCGTGGCACATACTGGTGGTCGTTGCCATAGGCCTGATTTACGCATTTACCACCCTGGGGGACTCACCGGTGCTATCGGCAGCCCTGACCGAAGCGATGGAGCCCTCATACCTGGGGGCGGCTTTCGGGTTGAGGTCTTTAATCGGGTTTGGCGCCGGCGCACTTGCACCGCTGGTGTTCGGCGCTGTGCTGGATTGGACCAATCCCGGAGAAGCGGGGAGCGTAGCGTACGCGTCGTGGGGATGGGCGTTCAGCACCCTGGGGCTGGCGGGCACAGGCGCAGTCTGGGCTGCATATCGATTTGCAGGCTTAAAAAAAACTTTGCTCTGA
- a CDS encoding cytochrome b5 domain-containing protein, translating into MMKEFDSEELAKYNGENGSPIYIAHQGKVYDISESKRWKAGMHMKRHRAGADLSTDIKAAPHGPEVFEKFSQVGILKKQKASEVEMPAVLSWLLARYPMLRRHPHPMTVHFPIVFMFSTTVFNVLYLITGVKSFELTALHSLGAGIFFTIVTILTGLYTWWLNYLFRPVRAVLIKKRLSPVMLVLAVIAFIWRLRVPDVLDNLGGIGYIYLLLVLSFLPMVTVIGWFGAQLTFPIENE; encoded by the coding sequence ATGATGAAAGAATTCGATTCTGAAGAGCTGGCGAAATACAACGGAGAAAATGGAAGTCCCATTTATATTGCCCACCAGGGAAAGGTCTACGACATCAGCGAAAGCAAACGCTGGAAGGCCGGCATGCATATGAAGCGCCACCGCGCCGGAGCCGATCTCAGCACGGATATCAAGGCCGCACCCCATGGCCCGGAAGTGTTTGAAAAGTTTTCGCAAGTAGGCATTCTCAAAAAACAAAAGGCGTCCGAGGTTGAGATGCCGGCCGTATTGTCATGGCTGCTGGCGCGCTACCCCATGCTGCGGCGGCATCCCCATCCCATGACGGTACACTTTCCGATTGTCTTTATGTTTTCCACCACTGTGTTTAATGTGCTTTACCTCATTACCGGCGTAAAGTCCTTTGAACTGACGGCCCTGCATTCGCTGGGGGCCGGCATCTTTTTTACCATCGTCACTATCCTGACGGGACTGTATACCTGGTGGCTGAACTACCTCTTCCGTCCGGTTCGGGCCGTGCTCATTAAAAAACGGCTTTCGCCGGTGATGCTTGTCCTGGCCGTCATTGCGTTTATATGGCGGCTTAGGGTACCGGATGTTTTGGATAATCTTGGCGGGATCGGGTATATATATCTGCTGCTGGTCCTATCTTTTCTGCCCATGGTGACGGTGATCGGCTGGTTCGGCGCGCAATTGACCTTTCCCATTGAAAATGAATAA
- a CDS encoding class II fumarate hydratase gives MEFREEKDTMGTISVPENAYYGAQTQRAVENFPISGLTFPQEFIHALALIKQCSARVNKELGLLPPEIADAVIAAAREVLAAKHADQFPVDIFQTGSGTSTNMNMNEVLSSRANEIITGQKGGKSPVHPNDHVNLGQSSNDVIPTTLHVAAVTAIRNRLLPSLQVLHSSLSDKAAAFADIEKIGRTHLQDAVPVTLGQEFSGYVRQIELGTDRIKAAEVRLVELALGGTAVGTGVNTHPEFAPRVIALIAEHTRAPFREAVNHFEAQAAQDAAVETSGALKTLAVSLTKIANDIRWMGSGPRCGIGEITLPSLQPGSSIMPGKVNPVIPEVVVQAAAQVMGNDATITLGGQSGNFELNVMLPVMAYNLLQSISLLSAAAEVFAHKCIKGITANRRKCFSNIEQSLALVTALVPLIGYDRAAGIANKAYDTGKTVREVALDEKVLSEAELNRLLGPLEKD, from the coding sequence ATGGAATTCAGGGAGGAAAAAGACACCATGGGAACAATCAGTGTCCCTGAAAATGCCTACTACGGGGCGCAAACCCAGCGGGCAGTGGAAAACTTCCCCATCAGCGGGCTGACGTTTCCGCAGGAATTCATCCATGCCCTGGCGCTGATCAAACAGTGCAGCGCCAGGGTGAACAAAGAACTGGGGCTTCTGCCGCCGGAAATAGCCGATGCCGTTATTGCGGCCGCCCGGGAAGTGCTGGCGGCAAAGCATGCCGATCAATTTCCGGTGGATATCTTTCAGACCGGCTCCGGCACTTCAACCAACATGAATATGAATGAGGTTCTGTCTTCACGGGCCAATGAAATCATTACCGGGCAAAAAGGCGGAAAGTCGCCGGTGCATCCCAATGACCACGTGAACCTGGGGCAGTCCAGCAACGATGTCATTCCGACGACCCTTCATGTTGCAGCGGTGACTGCCATCCGCAATCGCCTGCTTCCGTCGCTGCAGGTGCTCCACAGCTCCCTGTCGGACAAGGCGGCCGCCTTTGCCGATATCGAGAAAATCGGCCGAACCCATTTGCAGGATGCCGTTCCCGTCACCCTGGGCCAGGAATTTTCCGGATATGTACGTCAGATTGAACTGGGGACGGACAGAATCAAAGCTGCCGAAGTGCGGCTGGTCGAACTGGCGCTGGGGGGCACCGCGGTGGGCACCGGCGTCAATACCCATCCGGAGTTTGCCCCGCGGGTTATTGCGCTGATTGCCGAGCATACCCGGGCGCCGTTCCGGGAGGCGGTCAATCACTTTGAGGCCCAGGCCGCCCAGGATGCAGCTGTTGAAACCAGCGGAGCCCTGAAAACCCTTGCGGTCAGCTTGACTAAAATCGCCAACGATATTCGCTGGATGGGAAGCGGCCCCCGTTGCGGGATCGGCGAAATCACCCTTCCGTCACTCCAACCCGGTTCTTCCATCATGCCGGGAAAAGTAAATCCGGTCATTCCGGAGGTTGTGGTCCAGGCAGCAGCCCAGGTGATGGGCAACGACGCCACCATTACCCTGGGGGGGCAGTCCGGCAATTTTGAATTGAACGTCATGCTGCCGGTGATGGCTTATAATCTGCTGCAATCCATCAGCCTGTTGTCGGCCGCAGCCGAAGTGTTCGCACATAAATGCATCAAGGGTATTACGGCCAACCGCCGGAAATGTTTTTCAAATATCGAGCAGAGCCTGGCCCTGGTGACGGCCCTGGTCCCGCTGATCGGTTACGACAGGGCCGCAGGGATCGCCAATAAAGCCTATGATACGGGTAAAACCGTCCGGGAAGTGGCGCTGGATGAAAAGGTTTTAAGCGAGGCGGAATTGAATCGGCTGTTGGGGCCGCTTGAAAAAGATTAG
- a CDS encoding UbiA family prenyltransferase, producing MNTAISDHHGLSRIKLFWALSRTPHAVLDISTPALAALLWLGAFPPLKVILLGLLTAFAGYTAVYALNDVIDYRVDRERVKSGELPAAESYLDDVMVRHPMAYGLLSYREGLTWVLAWGGLAMLGAYLLNPVCVVVFVAGCALEAVYCLMLKVSSLRTLVSGAVKTSGAVAAVFAVDPDPSLAFMLSLFVWIFCWEIGGQNIPHDWADIEEDRRLEAQTVPVRFGAERATALILYTLIAAVMLNIAVVHFSQAVFELLVVIVFLIVGIYFIIVPALRLYKIKERKNAMALFNRASYYPLALLMVVVVKLVVSVIVP from the coding sequence TTGAACACAGCAATTTCCGATCATCACGGCCTGTCCCGCATAAAGCTTTTCTGGGCGCTTTCACGGACCCCCCATGCCGTTCTGGACATCAGCACGCCTGCGCTGGCTGCATTGCTTTGGCTGGGAGCCTTCCCCCCCCTGAAAGTGATTCTGCTGGGCCTTTTGACCGCCTTTGCCGGCTATACAGCCGTATATGCCTTAAATGATGTGATCGATTACCGCGTGGACCGGGAAAGGGTGAAAAGCGGCGAACTGCCGGCGGCGGAATCCTACCTGGATGATGTCATGGTTCGCCATCCCATGGCCTACGGGCTGCTGAGTTACAGAGAAGGCTTGACCTGGGTCTTGGCCTGGGGGGGGCTGGCGATGCTGGGCGCCTATCTCCTGAACCCGGTGTGCGTCGTTGTTTTCGTGGCCGGCTGCGCTCTTGAAGCGGTTTATTGCCTGATGCTGAAGGTCAGTTCTTTGAGAACCCTCGTGAGCGGTGCGGTCAAAACGTCCGGTGCTGTTGCCGCCGTATTCGCGGTGGACCCCGATCCTTCGTTGGCATTCATGCTGTCGTTGTTTGTATGGATATTCTGCTGGGAAATCGGCGGCCAGAACATACCCCATGACTGGGCCGACATCGAGGAGGACCGGCGGCTTGAAGCCCAAACGGTTCCCGTGCGGTTCGGCGCCGAACGGGCCACGGCCCTGATACTCTATACACTGATCGCCGCCGTGATGCTGAATATTGCGGTTGTTCATTTTTCTCAGGCTGTTTTTGAACTGTTAGTTGTCATCGTTTTTTTGATTGTGGGGATTTATTTTATAATTGTTCCGGCCCTGCGGTTATATAAGATAAAAGAGCGCAAAAACGCCATGGCCCTTTTCAACCGGGCCAGTTATTACCCGCTGGCGCTGCTGATGGTGGTGGTGGTTAAACTGGTTGTTTCCGTTATCGTTCCTTAG
- a CDS encoding alpha/beta fold hydrolase, with translation MEKQVHFKNHLGEKLTGTLHQPGKPSDGGIIIGHCFTCSRHTRVLQQMGRELAAARFTVLRFDFSGNGQSEGAFIDSSYAKHIAEMKTAAAFLSANSGVRWIGLAGHSTGGNIALLAGARLKSVRAFCLLASRISGMKATHFLSTAQQTEIERSGRVFFTSRGRSLEISKDFFADAGNYDMLKVIGSLKRPLLVIHGDRDEIVPMDEALQAHKLNPAAITLKVIPGADHMFSQEDHRSQVAEVVADWFTRQLHKKHDKA, from the coding sequence ATGGAAAAACAGGTTCATTTTAAAAATCATCTGGGTGAAAAACTCACCGGAACCCTGCACCAACCGGGAAAGCCCTCCGACGGGGGTATCATTATCGGGCACTGCTTCACCTGCTCCCGTCATACCCGCGTGCTTCAACAAATGGGACGCGAGCTGGCCGCGGCCCGATTCACGGTCCTGCGCTTTGATTTTTCCGGAAACGGTCAGAGTGAAGGCGCATTCATCGATTCGAGTTACGCCAAGCATATCGCCGAAATGAAAACCGCCGCAGCCTTTTTGTCCGCCAACAGCGGCGTTCGATGGATCGGGCTGGCCGGCCATAGTACGGGAGGCAATATCGCGCTGCTGGCCGGCGCCCGCTTGAAAAGCGTTCGGGCGTTTTGTTTGCTGGCCTCCCGTATATCCGGCATGAAGGCAACCCATTTCCTCAGCACAGCGCAGCAGACCGAAATAGAGAGGTCCGGCCGGGTTTTCTTTACCAGCCGGGGCCGTTCCCTGGAGATTTCAAAAGATTTTTTTGCTGATGCAGGCAACTATGATATGTTGAAAGTGATCGGTTCCCTCAAAAGACCGCTGCTGGTAATCCACGGCGACAGGGACGAAATTGTTCCCATGGACGAAGCCCTCCAGGCACATAAGCTAAATCCGGCTGCGATTACCCTGAAAGTCATTCCGGGGGCGGACCATATGTTCAGCCAAGAAGACCATCGCAGTCAGGTGGCCGAAGTGGTGGCCGACTGGTTTACCCGACAGCTGCATAAAAAACATGACAAGGCATAG
- a CDS encoding 2-oxoacid:ferredoxin oxidoreductase subunit beta, with the protein MVSIKTYESDYENQWCPGCGNFGILSAIKDALVKLDLTPDKVLIISGIGQAAKTPHFLKCNTFHGLHGRALPVATGAKMANHRLNILVNSGDGDCYGEGGNHFMHAIRRNLDITLLAHNNKVYGLTKGQASPTADLGMVTKQQQAGVTSESFNPLAVAISLGAGFVARGFAGNTEHLSNLIQAGFRHKGFSLIDILQPCVSFNSVNTYDWYKKRVYDLNAKAKHRTEDFTAAITAARVWGDKIPIGIFYRKEIPTFTDQIPALKKRPLIAKVYSQKRLQALLSEQ; encoded by the coding sequence ATGGTCAGCATTAAAACCTATGAATCCGATTATGAAAACCAGTGGTGCCCGGGATGCGGCAATTTCGGGATTTTATCCGCCATCAAAGACGCCCTGGTTAAACTGGACTTGACGCCGGATAAGGTCCTGATCATTTCCGGCATCGGGCAGGCGGCCAAGACGCCGCATTTCCTGAAATGCAATACCTTTCACGGGCTGCACGGCCGCGCGCTGCCGGTGGCCACCGGCGCCAAGATGGCCAATCATCGGTTGAACATACTGGTGAATTCAGGAGACGGGGATTGTTACGGCGAAGGCGGCAATCATTTCATGCACGCCATTCGGCGCAACCTTGACATTACCCTGCTGGCCCACAACAACAAGGTCTACGGGCTGACCAAGGGGCAGGCCTCCCCCACGGCCGATCTGGGGATGGTGACCAAACAGCAGCAGGCGGGGGTCACCAGCGAATCGTTCAACCCCCTGGCCGTTGCCATATCCCTGGGCGCCGGATTTGTGGCGCGCGGTTTTGCCGGCAACACCGAACATCTCAGCAATCTGATCCAGGCCGGCTTCCGGCACAAAGGTTTTAGCCTGATCGATATCCTGCAGCCGTGTGTTTCTTTTAACAGCGTCAATACCTACGACTGGTATAAAAAAAGGGTCTATGACCTGAATGCCAAAGCAAAACACCGGACCGAGGATTTTACCGCGGCCATCACCGCGGCCCGGGTGTGGGGGGACAAAATTCCCATCGGCATCTTTTACCGGAAAGAAATACCCACATTCACGGATCAAATACCGGCGCTGAAAAAAAGGCCTTTGATTGCGAAAGTGTACAGCCAGAAACGGCTTCAGGCATTACTTTCAGAGCAGTAA
- a CDS encoding bifunctional GNAT family N-acetyltransferase/carbon-nitrogen hydrolase family protein: MNTESDNQSHKLSLRNLVRSDYDDCKDIMDEAYSLMGGAWTKTEFETLLALFPQGQICIEDKGRVVSVALTLIIDYDSLEDDHSYEDIVSSGKFESHDDDGDYLYGIDLFVHSQYRGMRLGRRLYDACKELCVTLNLKGIIIGGRIPGYAAYHKTMTPGEYIQKVKSREIIDRVLTFQLANDFHPKRAIRNYIPADKASMSNAVFLVWDNIFYQRTKKQVWGRKSNVRLGTAQWQMRQFQSLDEVLHQVEFFVDTVSGYNADLLLLPELFNAPLLARYNQEDPPQAMRRLAEHTEPLRDALLQMAISYNINIVAGSLPQTVDQKLYNVSFLCRRDGTWDAQKKLHITPDEAEYWGLKGGDRLTVFDTDVGKIGILICYDVEFPELPRLLAEKGMKILLVPFWTDTKNGYLRIRRCAQARAIENECYVAISGSVGNLPKVENMEIQYSQSAIFTPSDFAFPHDAIAAETTPNTEMTLIADVDLDLLKALRKHGSVRNLDSRRKDLYRVEWIHPVQE; this comes from the coding sequence ATGAATACCGAATCCGACAATCAGAGCCATAAACTCTCACTCAGGAACCTTGTCCGGTCGGATTACGATGACTGCAAGGACATCATGGATGAAGCCTACTCGCTAATGGGTGGCGCGTGGACCAAAACGGAGTTTGAAACACTCCTGGCCCTTTTTCCCCAGGGACAGATCTGCATCGAAGACAAGGGCAGGGTAGTATCGGTAGCCCTCACGCTGATCATCGATTATGACAGCCTTGAAGACGACCACTCCTACGAAGATATCGTTTCCAGCGGGAAATTCGAGAGCCACGATGATGACGGCGACTACCTGTACGGCATCGATCTGTTTGTTCACAGCCAATACCGGGGAATGCGCCTGGGGAGGCGTCTTTATGATGCATGCAAGGAACTGTGCGTCACCCTGAATTTAAAGGGAATCATCATCGGCGGCAGAATACCCGGTTATGCCGCTTATCACAAAACCATGACCCCGGGTGAATATATCCAGAAGGTAAAAAGCCGGGAGATCATCGACAGGGTTCTGACCTTTCAGCTGGCCAACGATTTCCATCCCAAACGGGCCATCCGTAATTACATTCCTGCGGACAAGGCCTCCATGAGCAATGCTGTTTTTCTTGTCTGGGATAACATCTTTTACCAGAGAACCAAAAAACAAGTGTGGGGCAGGAAATCCAACGTCCGCCTGGGTACAGCCCAGTGGCAAATGCGGCAGTTCCAGTCCCTGGATGAAGTGCTTCACCAAGTGGAATTCTTCGTGGACACCGTGTCCGGGTACAATGCCGACCTGCTCCTGCTGCCGGAGCTTTTTAACGCCCCGCTCCTTGCCCGTTACAACCAGGAAGACCCGCCCCAGGCCATGCGCCGCCTGGCTGAACATACAGAACCCTTGCGGGACGCACTGCTGCAGATGGCAATCAGTTACAACATCAACATCGTTGCCGGCAGCCTGCCTCAGACCGTTGATCAGAAACTGTATAACGTCTCGTTCCTGTGCCGGCGTGACGGCACCTGGGATGCCCAGAAGAAACTGCACATCACACCGGATGAAGCTGAATACTGGGGACTGAAGGGCGGGGACAGGCTCACCGTATTTGATACGGACGTTGGAAAAATCGGGATACTGATCTGCTATGATGTCGAATTTCCAGAGCTGCCGCGACTGCTGGCAGAAAAAGGCATGAAAATCCTGCTGGTCCCGTTCTGGACCGACACCAAAAACGGGTATCTTAGAATCCGCAGGTGCGCCCAGGCCCGGGCCATCGAGAATGAATGCTATGTTGCAATCTCCGGCAGTGTCGGCAACCTGCCCAAGGTGGAAAACATGGAAATCCAATACTCCCAGTCAGCCATTTTCACACCATCGGATTTTGCCTTTCCCCATGACGCCATTGCGGCTGAAACAACGCCCAACACGGAAATGACCCTGATTGCCGACGTGGATCTGGACCTGCTTAAGGCACTTCGAAAACACGGCAGCGTCCGGAACCTGGACAGCAGACGCAAGGACCTGTACAGGGTAGAATGGATCCATCCGGTCCAGGAATGA